A DNA window from Haliovirga abyssi contains the following coding sequences:
- the cysE gene encoding serine O-acetyltransferase, which translates to MFEDIKVIKERDPAAKNYLEILFLYPGLHAVIFYRISHLLYRIKIPALGCFIMFLVRMLTGIEIHPAAKIGKRFFIDHGMGIVIGETTIIGDDVTLYQGVTLGGTGKENGKRHPTIGNNVIVGAGAKILGSFEIGDNVNIGANAVILCDVPSNATVVGIPGRIVRMNGEKVKASILNLDHVDLPDPVMKRMKDFEKEVHILIKEFKECRGNCRIEKREDI; encoded by the coding sequence ATGTTTGAAGATATAAAAGTTATAAAAGAAAGAGATCCTGCTGCGAAAAATTATTTAGAGATATTATTTCTTTACCCTGGATTGCATGCGGTAATTTTTTATAGAATTTCTCATCTCTTATATAGAATAAAAATACCAGCATTAGGATGTTTTATTATGTTTTTGGTTAGAATGTTAACAGGAATAGAAATTCATCCAGCTGCTAAAATAGGAAAAAGATTTTTTATAGATCATGGAATGGGGATAGTAATAGGAGAAACAACAATAATAGGAGATGATGTAACACTTTATCAAGGTGTAACATTAGGTGGAACAGGAAAAGAAAATGGGAAGAGACATCCAACAATAGGTAATAATGTAATTGTAGGAGCAGGAGCAAAAATATTAGGTTCATTTGAAATTGGAGATAACGTTAATATTGGAGCAAATGCAGTGATATTATGTGATGTACCAAGTAATGCAACAGTAGTTGGAATTCCTGGCAGAATTGTTAGAATGAATGGAGAAAAAGTAAAAGCATCTATTCTTAATTTAGACCATGTAGACTTGCCAGATCCAGTTATGAAAAGAATGAAAGATTTTGAAAAAGAGGTACATATATTAATAAAAGAATTTAAAGAATGTAGAGGAAATTGTAGAATAGAAAAAAGGGAGGATATTTAA
- the cysS gene encoding cysteine--tRNA ligase: MLKIYNTLTSKLEEFKSRKKNEVDMYVCGPTVYNYIHIGNARPIIFFDTVRRYLEYKGYKVNYVQNFTDIDDKMINKANEEGKSVKEIAEKFIGEYFKDTKPLNIKESTTKHPKATEYIGKMIKLVKELQEKGYAYESNGDVYFDVFSDKEYGKLSHQKVEDLISGARIEVNENKKNPLDFTLWKKAKENEPKWNSPWGEGRPGWHLECSVMSMDEFGETFDIHGGGQDLIFPHHENEIAQSECSTGKKFANYWMHNGYINIKGEKMSKSKGNFFLLREILEKYNGRILRFFVLSSHYRKPIEFSEDELKMAKTGLERIETFMKRIKLLINNPIENMEQSENKYLKEQLVIFKDKFEDGMDNDFNSSKSLGAIFELIKDLNKFLDKESNPEIYKNDLNEIYNLIKTILEDVFGVELELETKIEDNLTNELVELLLEIRFKAKNMKNWELADTIRNRLKKLNIVLKDGKDKTTWEIQN; the protein is encoded by the coding sequence ATGCTTAAAATTTATAATACTTTAACTTCTAAATTAGAAGAATTTAAATCAAGAAAAAAGAATGAAGTGGATATGTATGTTTGTGGGCCTACAGTTTATAATTATATACATATAGGGAATGCGAGACCTATAATATTTTTTGATACTGTTAGAAGATATTTAGAATATAAAGGCTACAAAGTAAATTATGTACAAAATTTTACCGATATAGATGACAAAATGATAAATAAAGCAAATGAAGAAGGGAAATCAGTAAAAGAGATAGCTGAAAAATTTATTGGAGAATATTTTAAGGATACTAAACCTTTAAATATAAAAGAGAGTACAACTAAACATCCAAAAGCTACAGAGTATATAGGTAAAATGATAAAATTGGTAAAAGAATTACAAGAAAAAGGATATGCTTATGAGTCAAATGGAGATGTTTATTTTGATGTATTTAGTGATAAAGAATATGGAAAATTAAGCCATCAAAAAGTTGAAGACTTAATATCAGGAGCAAGAATAGAAGTAAATGAAAATAAAAAAAATCCATTAGATTTTACTTTATGGAAAAAAGCTAAAGAAAATGAGCCAAAATGGAATTCTCCTTGGGGAGAAGGAAGACCAGGGTGGCATTTAGAATGTTCTGTAATGAGTATGGATGAGTTTGGAGAAACTTTTGATATCCATGGTGGTGGACAAGATCTTATTTTTCCACATCATGAAAATGAGATAGCTCAATCAGAATGTTCAACAGGTAAAAAGTTTGCAAATTATTGGATGCATAATGGCTATATAAATATAAAAGGAGAAAAAATGTCGAAATCAAAAGGCAATTTTTTTCTGTTAAGAGAAATTTTAGAAAAATATAATGGAAGAATATTAAGATTTTTTGTATTATCTTCTCATTATAGAAAACCTATAGAATTTAGTGAAGATGAATTGAAAATGGCTAAAACAGGATTAGAAAGAATAGAGACTTTTATGAAAAGAATAAAACTATTGATAAATAATCCAATAGAAAATATGGAACAATCAGAAAATAAATATTTAAAAGAGCAATTAGTTATATTTAAAGATAAATTTGAAGATGGAATGGATAATGATTTTAATAGTTCAAAATCTTTAGGGGCTATATTTGAATTAATAAAAGATTTAAATAAATTTTTAGATAAAGAATCAAATCCAGAAATTTATAAGAATGATTTAAATGAAATATATAATTTAATAAAAACTATTTTAGAAGATGTATTTGGAGTTGAATTAGAATTAGAAACTAAAATAGAAGATAATTTAACAAATGAATTAGTTGAATTGTTATTAGAAATAAGATTTAAAGCTAAAAATATGAAAAATTGGGAATTAGCAGATACAATAAGAAATAGACTAAAAAAACTAAATATAGTTTTAAAAGATGGGAAGGATAAAACAACATGGGAAATTCAAAATTAA
- a CDS encoding Mini-ribonuclease 3, which translates to MGNSKLKELSSLALAYLGDSIWELHIREYFVMKNYKVGKLNNLVGKYVNAKSQNIIFEKIFENLPEEEKSIALRARNAKIKSYPKSCTQKEYKNATALEALVGYYYLNNEKDKVNNLIEKYIIEGEKNG; encoded by the coding sequence ATGGGAAATTCAAAATTAAAAGAACTTAGTAGCTTAGCTCTGGCTTATCTTGGAGATAGTATATGGGAATTACATATAAGAGAGTATTTCGTAATGAAAAATTATAAAGTTGGGAAATTAAATAATTTAGTAGGAAAATATGTTAATGCGAAAAGTCAGAATATAATTTTTGAAAAAATATTTGAAAATTTACCAGAAGAGGAAAAAAGTATTGCATTAAGAGCAAGAAATGCTAAAATAAAAAGTTATCCTAAAAGTTGTACTCAAAAAGAGTATAAAAACGCTACTGCACTAGAGGCGTTAGTTGGATATTATTATTTGAACAATGAGAAAGATAAAGTTAATAATTTGATAGAAAAATATATAATAGAGGGTGAAAAAAATGGCTAA
- a CDS encoding rod shape-determining protein, translated as MAKLFHKSFFSMNKSIGIDLGTANTLAYYKQKEKIVLNEPSVVAVDRVTKKVLAAGKEAKEMLGKTPDNIIAIRPLKEGVIADYDVTEQMLNHFIKKVFGKFNIFLPEVMICVPIEVTGVEKRAVLEATLAAGVKRAYIIEEARAAALGAGIDISAPEGSMIVDIGGGSTDIAVISLGGTVVSRSIRTAGNNFDEDIIKYVKKKHNLLIGDRTAEQIKIKIGAALPLEQEEVMDIKGRDLLTGLPKTIVINSNEVLEAIEDSLMVIVNIVKQVLEKTPPELAADIVDKGIVMTGGGSMIRHFTKLMSNNTQLPVTLADNPLESVVLGAGIALDMADVLRRLEKAER; from the coding sequence ATGGCTAAATTATTTCATAAATCGTTTTTTAGTATGAATAAAAGTATAGGAATAGATCTTGGGACAGCAAATACGCTTGCGTATTATAAGCAAAAAGAAAAAATAGTTTTGAATGAACCTTCAGTTGTGGCAGTAGATAGAGTTACAAAAAAAGTTTTAGCAGCAGGGAAAGAAGCAAAAGAGATGTTAGGAAAAACACCTGATAATATTATAGCAATAAGGCCATTAAAAGAGGGAGTTATTGCAGATTATGATGTAACAGAGCAGATGCTAAATCATTTTATAAAAAAAGTTTTTGGTAAATTTAATATATTTTTACCAGAAGTAATGATATGTGTTCCTATAGAAGTAACAGGAGTGGAAAAAAGAGCAGTATTAGAAGCAACTTTGGCTGCAGGAGTCAAAAGAGCATACATTATAGAAGAAGCTAGAGCAGCTGCACTTGGAGCTGGAATAGATATATCTGCTCCAGAAGGGAGTATGATAGTTGATATTGGCGGAGGTTCTACTGATATAGCTGTTATATCTTTAGGAGGAACAGTGGTAAGTCGTTCTATAAGAACAGCTGGAAATAATTTTGATGAAGATATAATAAAATATGTGAAGAAAAAACATAACCTTTTAATAGGTGATAGAACAGCTGAACAAATAAAAATTAAAATAGGAGCAGCACTTCCATTAGAGCAAGAGGAAGTAATGGATATAAAAGGGAGAGATCTGTTGACTGGGCTTCCTAAAACAATTGTTATAAATTCTAATGAAGTATTAGAAGCAATAGAAGATTCATTAATGGTAATAGTGAATATAGTAAAACAAGTACTAGAAAAGACACCTCCAGAATTAGCAGCTGATATAGTTGATAAAGGAATTGTAATGACTGGTGGAGGTTCTATGATAAGACACTTTACTAAATTAATGTCAAATAATACTCAATTACCTGTAACATTAGCAGATAATCCATTGGAATCAGTTGTACTTGGAGCAGGGATAGCACTTGATATGGCAGATGTATTAAGAAGGTTGGAAAAGGCGGAAAGATAA
- the hisH gene encoding imidazole glycerol phosphate synthase subunit HisH, giving the protein MIIIIDYKMGNLPNVKRALNLFTDDVEISSDINKIRKADKLILPGVGAFGDAMKNIKKMGLKEVIIEEAKKKPLLGICLGLQILFEKSEEDPSEEGLGLIKGEVLKFKNNTGLKVPEIGWNNIKIKKGNKILTRIKDNSYFYFVHSYYVKPSEDVTIATTDYGIEFTSAIEKGNIMATQFHPEKSHDEGLIILENFINL; this is encoded by the coding sequence TTGATAATAATTATAGATTATAAAATGGGAAATTTACCAAATGTAAAAAGAGCTTTAAATCTATTCACTGATGATGTAGAAATAAGTTCGGATATAAATAAAATAAGGAAAGCAGATAAACTTATTTTACCAGGTGTTGGAGCATTTGGAGATGCAATGAAAAATATAAAAAAAATGGGACTAAAAGAAGTAATAATAGAAGAAGCAAAGAAAAAACCGTTACTTGGAATATGTTTAGGATTACAGATTTTATTTGAAAAAAGTGAAGAAGATCCATCTGAAGAAGGATTAGGATTGATAAAAGGTGAAGTTTTAAAATTTAAAAACAATACAGGATTAAAAGTTCCAGAAATAGGTTGGAATAATATAAAAATAAAAAAAGGAAATAAAATTTTAACAAGAATAAAAGATAATAGTTATTTTTATTTTGTACATTCATATTATGTTAAGCCATCAGAAGATGTGACTATTGCAACTACTGATTATGGAATAGAATTTACCTCAGCAATAGAAAAAGGGAATATAATGGCTACTCAATTTCATCCAGAAAAAAGCCATGATGAAGGACTTATAATTCTTGAAAATTTTATAAATTTATAG